CGGACGTGTGGCTGACCACCAGTGACGACATCGCCACCCACTACCGAACCCAAACCGCTATTGATTAATCACCGGCTGGCGGACCCTTGATGTCGGCACCGAGGACAGAGAAGCCGTCTCCTGTTTAGAGCGGCTGGCACGTGCCCCCGAGTTGGATGCTCCGTCGACATCCGACGGAGCATCCCCGGCGCCTCTGGCCTCTAGTCTGCCTAGCTCGCACTGAGTGCGTGCTGTTGTGACGACAGTGACTCGATGTAGGCGATGGTTTCGGATAGATCGATGACGTCGCCGTATTTCATGTGCATGTCGAAAAGGCTGACCTTATGAGATTTGGCTGCGGTCGGCGCAACATTCATGCGGCACGATGACATGTGCGTCATGGTCAAGCATCGCGCCAGGCCTACGGGGCGCGCGGCGGGGACCATACCCACGGTGGGCTCACCGATTTGGGCCGCGATCAAGCGCGTGCCACAGGCGCACTGATGGCCAAAAGGGCGTCGGTTCTGACCGCGGCCGTCTCAGGAACGCTGAGGCGCCAACAAGAAACGCTCGAACTCATCCTCGAGTCATTCGAAACGAAGCCGACACCCGTCAGCGATGCCCGGTGGAACGAATATGACCTTGACGCCATTCTTGGTGGAACAGGCGTCGCATCGCAGACCCAAGGCCATGATCCCGATCTGCAGCGCCTCGTCGATGATGGGCTGACCAACTGGATTTCGGGCGGCTCAGTTGGCGGCGAAACGTATGCCGACTTCCGCGCACGTTGTGTAGAAGCGTTGAACGACATCCACCTGTACGCCGGCAGCGGCCAGACCGCACTGGTAGTGGCCTCTGCCGGCAGCATCATGAGCGTCGTTGCACATCTCTGGAAGTGCCCTTCGGCGAGCTGGATCGCGATGTCTCGCACAGTGGCCAATGCGTCCGTGACAAAGCTGGTGGTGGGCCGCACTCGAACATCGGTGTGGTCACTCAACGAACACGCGCACCTCGACCAGTTCGACGCAACAGGCCGGCGCTCACTGCTCACCCTGCGTTAATAACCATCGCGCTCAATATGAGACGAGATTGGGACTGATCTTGTATGTCACTTGCTGGAATTCTGAGGAGAAGCGCAGGTCAGTCGACGGTCATATGACATCGAAACCGGGTACCTACAACCCTTCTGTGAAATCCCAGTTCGGCAGGCCGACGCAGTCGTTGTCGCGAAAATCAGTTTGCGGTGGCTCATAGGGTTGTTGTGTGGCACATCTCGACGTATCAAGGATCAGCTACGGCCTACCGGACGGCCGTCCGCTGCTCAACAACGTCTCGCTGCGCGTCGGCGATGGGGAGCGCGTGGCACTGATCGGCGCCAATGGTGCGGGCAAGTCGACTCTGTTGAGGATTGTGCTCGGGGAGATCGAACCTGACGAGGGCTCGATCGCCCGCACCGGAGGCATCGGGGTGATGCGACAGTTCATCGAAGGTGATACCGTCCGCGACCTGCTCCTGAGTGTCGCCCCACCGCCGG
This genomic window from Mycolicibacterium goodii contains:
- a CDS encoding histidine phosphatase family protein, giving the protein MRHGQASRQAYGARGGDHTHGGLTDLGRDQARATGALMAKRASVLTAAVSGTLRRQQETLELILESFETKPTPVSDARWNEYDLDAILGGTGVASQTQGHDPDLQRLVDDGLTNWISGGSVGGETYADFRARCVEALNDIHLYAGSGQTALVVASAGSIMSVVAHLWKCPSASWIAMSRTVANASVTKLVVGRTRTSVWSLNEHAHLDQFDATGRRSLLTLR